Proteins co-encoded in one Candidatus Thiodictyon syntrophicum genomic window:
- a CDS encoding universal stress protein, giving the protein MPIQQSEGEEDLRSARELLDQAGVAYTARVVTGPIAETIAEFATQQGCDHIVMGTHGRGGLATLLLGSVAAKVVHLSTLPVTLVK; this is encoded by the coding sequence GTGCCCATCCAGCAAAGCGAGGGCGAGGAGGACCTGCGCAGCGCCCGCGAGCTGCTCGATCAGGCCGGGGTCGCCTACACCGCCCGGGTGGTCACCGGACCCATCGCGGAGACCATCGCCGAGTTCGCGACGCAGCAGGGGTGCGACCACATCGTCATGGGCACCCACGGGCGCGGCGGGCTGGCGACGCTGTTACTTGGCTCGGTTGCCGCCAAGGTCGTCCATCTGTCCACGCTGCCTGTGACCCTGGTGAAATAG
- a CDS encoding F0F1 ATP synthase subunit A, which translates to MDLSPDQTIFWQYGFIKLNATIAFTWGLMFVLAVGSKLITRSLSTELTRSRWQNLLEIIVTGIERQIEEVGLRQPRQYLGFLGTLFLFVAAAALATVIPGYEPPTGSLSTTTALAICVLVAVPAFGIADQGVGGYLKSYMEPTFMMLPFNIISEVSRTLALAVRLFGNMMSGAMIIAILLTITPFLFPILMTALGLLTGMVQAYIFSILAAVYIAAATRSRKPAPGT; encoded by the coding sequence GTGGACTTGAGTCCTGATCAGACGATCTTCTGGCAGTACGGGTTCATCAAGCTCAATGCCACCATTGCGTTCACTTGGGGCTTGATGTTCGTGCTCGCCGTCGGCTCCAAGCTCATCACGCGCAGCCTCTCCACCGAGCTGACCCGCTCGCGCTGGCAGAACCTGCTGGAGATCATCGTCACGGGCATCGAACGGCAGATCGAGGAGGTCGGGCTGCGCCAGCCGAGACAGTATCTCGGCTTTCTCGGCACCCTCTTCCTGTTCGTCGCCGCGGCGGCCCTGGCCACGGTCATCCCCGGCTATGAACCGCCGACGGGCTCGCTCTCGACCACGACGGCACTGGCGATCTGTGTCCTCGTAGCCGTGCCCGCCTTCGGCATCGCCGACCAAGGCGTGGGTGGTTATCTCAAGTCCTATATGGAGCCGACCTTCATGATGCTACCCTTCAACATCATCAGCGAGGTCTCACGGACCCTGGCCCTGGCGGTGCGTCTGTTCGGCAATATGATGAGCGGCGCGATGATCATTGCCATTCTGCTCACCATCACGCCCTTCCTCTTCCCGATCCTCATGACGGCGCTGGGGCTGCTCACCGGCATGGTGCAGGCCTACATCTTCAGCATCCTGGCCGCTGTTTACATCGCCGCGGCGACCCGTTCGCGCAAGCCGGCGCCCGGCACTTGA
- a CDS encoding alternate F1F0 ATPase, F1 subunit alpha codes for MTHPLQTLLDQTFSAIGQATGTFAPQLTPHEVGTIATVSTGIATVAGLPGVGFEELLAFPGEVFGIAFNLDADAIGVVLLGDYWQLHAGALVERTGRVMDVAVGDGLLGRVIDPLGRPLDGQGPVRSDERLPIERPAAAIMDRAPVTVPLQTGLKVIDALIPIGRGQRELILGDRQTGKTTIAIDSILNQRGQDVLCVYCAIGQRASSIAKAVATLREQGALDYTVVVVTEGNDAPGLAYIAPYAATSIAEHFMERGRDVLIVYDDLTHHARAYRELSLLLRRPPGREAFPGDIFYIHSRLLERATHLSPERGGGSLTALPIIETEAENISAYIPTNLISITDGQVYLSPSLFALGVLPAVDVGKSVSRVGGKAQRAVYRAVAGDLKLRFAQFEELETFARFGARVDEPTRAIIAHGQRIRACLKQSELAPVAVPAQLAVLLALTAGLFDTVDLERMTAAEQAVQAAAATIPDALRERLAGAGALRDGDRQALIDLAGRALTGFQPSAVPSAPGGAARVPDTAAPGQPTEASPP; via the coding sequence ATGACTCACCCCCTCCAGACCCTCTTAGACCAAACCTTCAGCGCCATCGGTCAGGCGACAGGGACATTCGCACCGCAACTGACCCCACACGAGGTCGGCACCATCGCGACCGTCTCCACCGGCATCGCCACGGTCGCCGGCCTGCCCGGTGTCGGCTTCGAGGAGCTGCTGGCGTTTCCCGGCGAGGTCTTCGGCATCGCCTTCAACCTGGACGCGGACGCGATCGGTGTCGTGCTGCTCGGGGACTACTGGCAGTTGCACGCCGGGGCCCTGGTCGAGCGCACCGGCCGGGTCATGGACGTGGCCGTCGGCGATGGCCTGCTGGGGCGCGTCATCGACCCGCTCGGCCGGCCGCTCGATGGTCAGGGGCCGGTGCGCAGCGATGAGCGCCTGCCGATCGAGCGCCCGGCGGCGGCCATCATGGACCGCGCGCCCGTCACCGTCCCGCTTCAGACCGGGCTCAAGGTCATTGATGCACTCATTCCCATCGGCCGCGGCCAGCGCGAGCTGATCCTCGGCGACCGCCAGACCGGCAAGACGACCATTGCGATCGACAGCATCCTCAACCAGCGCGGCCAGGATGTCCTGTGTGTCTATTGCGCCATCGGTCAGCGGGCGTCCAGCATCGCCAAGGCGGTGGCCACCTTGCGGGAGCAGGGTGCCCTGGACTATACCGTGGTGGTGGTGACCGAGGGCAACGACGCGCCGGGTCTCGCCTACATCGCCCCCTATGCCGCGACCAGCATTGCCGAGCATTTCATGGAGCGCGGGCGCGACGTGCTGATCGTCTACGACGACCTCACCCACCATGCCCGCGCCTATCGCGAGCTCTCCTTGTTGCTGCGCCGCCCGCCCGGCCGCGAGGCCTTCCCCGGCGATATCTTCTATATCCACTCGCGCCTGCTGGAGCGTGCCACGCACCTGAGTCCAGAGCGCGGCGGGGGCTCGCTCACGGCCCTGCCGATCATCGAGACCGAGGCCGAGAACATCTCGGCCTATATCCCGACCAATCTGATCTCGATCACCGACGGGCAGGTCTATCTGTCGCCCTCGCTGTTCGCATTGGGCGTGCTGCCGGCGGTCGATGTCGGCAAGTCAGTCTCGCGCGTCGGCGGCAAGGCGCAACGGGCGGTCTACCGCGCGGTCGCGGGCGATCTCAAGCTTCGCTTCGCGCAGTTCGAGGAGTTGGAGACCTTTGCCCGGTTCGGTGCCCGGGTGGATGAACCGACCCGTGCGATCATCGCGCATGGGCAGCGCATCCGCGCCTGCCTCAAGCAGTCGGAGCTCGCCCCGGTGGCGGTGCCGGCGCAACTCGCCGTCCTGCTGGCCCTGACCGCGGGGCTCTTCGACACGGTGGACCTCGAGCGGATGACTGCGGCCGAGCAAGCGGTGCAGGCGGCCGCGGCGACGATCCCGGACGCGCTTCGCGAGCGCCTGGCCGGCGCCGGGGCTTTGCGCGACGGAGATCGGCAGGCGCTCATCGACCTGGCCGGCCGGGCGCTCACCGGATTCCAGCCGTCGGCGGTGCCGAGTGCTCCGGGCGGGGCCGCCCGCGTGCCGGACACGGCGGCCCCCGGGCAACCGACCGAAGCAAGCCCGCCATGA
- a CDS encoding F0F1 ATP synthase subunit gamma, translated as MSDSTASLRRQIRSAGDLQSVVRTMKTLAASSIGQYEQAVRALGDYARTVELGLSVCFRGSGADAALTGTLVEPDRGRDTNRIGGIVFGSDQGLVGQFNDVVTDYAVRALAALTDRPLVWAVGERVHARLTDAGLPVEGRFAVPGSVAAITPLIGQILVASEVRGKRVAQLDLYYNRPASGAGYAPVNQRLLPLDDAWQGRLAALPWPTGNLPEVIGTGAATLSALMREYLFVSLFRACAESLASENASRLAAMQRAEKNIDELLEALNGKFHRLRQGAIDEELFDVISGFEALAGTRPQSRPR; from the coding sequence ATGAGCGACAGCACCGCCAGCCTGCGCCGCCAGATCAGGAGCGCCGGCGATCTCCAATCCGTCGTCCGCACCATGAAGACCCTGGCCGCGTCCAGTATCGGCCAGTACGAACAGGCGGTGCGCGCTTTGGGCGATTATGCGCGCACGGTGGAGCTGGGCCTGAGCGTCTGTTTCCGCGGCAGCGGGGCGGACGCGGCGCTGACCGGGACGCTGGTCGAACCGGATAGGGGCCGGGATACGAACCGGATCGGCGGGATCGTGTTTGGCTCCGACCAGGGGCTGGTGGGCCAATTCAACGATGTGGTGACCGACTATGCGGTGCGGGCCCTGGCTGCCCTGACCGACCGGCCGCTGGTCTGGGCAGTCGGTGAGCGTGTCCATGCGCGCCTGACCGATGCCGGTCTGCCGGTGGAGGGCCGGTTCGCCGTGCCGGGCTCGGTCGCGGCCATCACCCCGCTCATCGGGCAGATCCTGGTCGCGAGCGAGGTCCGGGGGAAGCGCGTCGCGCAGCTCGATCTGTACTACAACCGTCCCGCGTCCGGCGCCGGCTATGCGCCCGTCAACCAGCGGCTGTTGCCGCTGGACGACGCCTGGCAAGGCCGGCTTGCCGCGCTCCCCTGGCCGACCGGGAACCTCCCCGAAGTTATTGGTACCGGAGCCGCGACTCTGAGCGCGCTGATGCGCGAGTATCTCTTCGTCTCGCTTTTTCGCGCCTGTGCCGAGTCGCTGGCGAGCGAGAACGCCAGCCGTCTGGCGGCGATGCAGCGCGCCGAGAAGAATATCGACGAGTTGTTGGAGGCCCTCAACGGCAAGTTCCACCGCTTGCGCCAGGGCGCGATCGACGAAGAATTGTTCGACGTCATCTCCGGCTTTGAGGCACTGGCCGGAACGCGGCCCCAATCGCGACCCCGGTGA
- a CDS encoding AtpZ/AtpI family protein, whose translation MNDDPRGRPSHTTADLAGTVGAKAARKLKAQRNPTPGVWFGLGMMGLIGWSVVVPTLLGAALGLWIDKQFPGTHSWALALLVGGLTLGCFNAWHWVAKEERAMREEQEGRDE comes from the coding sequence ATGAATGACGATCCTCGCGGGAGACCGTCGCACACCACTGCGGACCTCGCCGGGACCGTCGGCGCCAAGGCCGCGCGCAAGCTCAAGGCGCAGCGCAACCCGACGCCGGGGGTCTGGTTCGGCCTCGGCATGATGGGGTTGATCGGTTGGTCGGTGGTCGTGCCGACACTGCTCGGCGCGGCGCTTGGGCTCTGGATCGACAAACAGTTCCCGGGCACCCATTCCTGGGCGTTGGCGCTCCTGGTGGGCGGATTGACGCTCGGCTGCTTCAACGCCTGGCATTGGGTGGCCAAAGAGGAGCGGGCCATGCGGGAAGAGCAGGAGGGGCGCGATGAATGA
- a CDS encoding F0F1 ATP synthase subunit delta, producing the protein MLIDWFTVGAQAINFLVLVWLLRRFLYQPILHAIDERERRIAAELADADAKRAQAQHERETFQHKNEAFDQQRAALFAHAMDEAKAQRLRLLEEARQAADAVRAQRQDALRQEADRLDQALRRRTVQEVFAIVRKTLADLAGASLEERLVAVFIERLRAMDGAAHAVFAKALKTATDPACVRSAFDLPATQQAAIQTALDSTFATEVQVRFETGADLVGGIELTSNGQRIGWSIADYLRSLELGVGDLLDKQLYFQGSKDSKDSKD; encoded by the coding sequence ATGCTCATCGATTGGTTCACCGTCGGTGCGCAGGCGATCAATTTTCTTGTCCTGGTGTGGTTGCTGAGGCGCTTCCTCTACCAACCGATCCTTCACGCCATCGACGAGCGGGAGCGGCGGATCGCCGCCGAGCTGGCGGACGCCGATGCGAAACGGGCGCAGGCGCAGCACGAGCGCGAGACCTTCCAGCACAAGAACGAAGCCTTCGATCAGCAGCGTGCAGCCCTTTTTGCGCATGCGATGGACGAGGCGAAGGCGCAACGTCTGCGGCTCCTGGAAGAGGCCCGGCAGGCCGCCGATGCCGTGCGGGCCCAACGACAGGACGCGCTGCGACAGGAGGCCGATCGACTCGATCAGGCACTGCGGCGCCGGACTGTGCAGGAGGTCTTCGCCATTGTGCGCAAGACGCTGGCCGATCTCGCCGGGGCCAGTCTGGAAGAGCGGCTGGTCGCGGTCTTTATTGAGCGGCTGCGGGCGATGGACGGCGCGGCCCACGCGGTGTTTGCCAAGGCGCTGAAGACGGCGACCGACCCGGCCTGCGTGCGCAGCGCCTTCGACCTGCCCGCGACGCAGCAGGCAGCGATTCAAACGGCGCTCGACAGCACCTTCGCCACCGAGGTGCAGGTGCGATTCGAAACCGGGGCGGATCTGGTCGGCGGGATCGAGCTGACCTCGAATGGACAACGGATCGGCTGGAGCATTGCGGATTATCTGCGGTCACTGGAGCTGGGGGTTGGGGATCTGCTGGATAAGCAGTTATACTTTCAAGGATCTAAAGACTCCAAGGACTCCAAGGACTGA
- a CDS encoding F0F1 ATP synthase subunit epsilon, producing MNLKVLLPFQVFADRTGVTRIVAETRAGAFGLLPHRLDCVAALAPGILTYATDADGEAYLAVDEGVLVKTGPTVLVSVRRAIGGADLGQLRAAIEQEFLTLDAQEQGLRSVMARLETGVLRRFMSLQHE from the coding sequence ATGAATCTCAAGGTGCTGCTGCCGTTCCAGGTCTTCGCCGATCGGACCGGCGTGACGCGCATCGTCGCGGAGACGCGCGCGGGTGCCTTCGGGCTCTTGCCGCACCGGCTCGATTGCGTCGCGGCGCTGGCCCCCGGCATCCTGACCTACGCCACCGACGCCGATGGCGAGGCCTATCTCGCAGTGGACGAGGGGGTGCTGGTCAAGACCGGCCCGACCGTACTGGTCTCGGTGCGCCGGGCGATCGGCGGCGCTGACCTCGGCCAATTGCGCGCGGCGATCGAGCAGGAGTTTCTGACCCTGGACGCGCAGGAGCAGGGTCTGCGCTCGGTCATGGCAAGACTGGAAACGGGCGTTCTGCGCCGGTTCATGAGCCTTCAACATGAATGA
- a CDS encoding ATP synthase subunit I, which yields MNEPLALALAGVAGLVLGAIFFGALWWTLRKGLQSPRPGRWLLGSLVLRTAIVLAGFYLVGAGHWERMLACLLGFVSARLALTRMAARPAAGSRAASTQEANRGLES from the coding sequence ATGAATGAGCCGCTGGCGCTCGCGCTGGCGGGGGTCGCGGGCCTGGTGCTCGGGGCGATCTTCTTCGGCGCTCTGTGGTGGACGCTACGCAAGGGCCTTCAGTCCCCGCGACCGGGTCGGTGGCTCTTGGGCAGCCTGGTGCTGCGCACTGCTATCGTACTGGCCGGGTTTTATCTGGTCGGGGCGGGTCATTGGGAGCGAATGCTTGCGTGTCTGCTCGGATTCGTGAGCGCCCGCCTGGCCCTGACCCGGATGGCGGCGCGCCCCGCCGCAGGCAGTCGCGCGGCAAGTACCCAGGAGGCAAACCGTGGACTTGAGTCCTGA
- a CDS encoding DUF2254 domain-containing protein, with product MLPKLHYWWQAKRSSFWFVPAVMVLDAVALATLLITLDVTVEEIAEAAERTIDSPHDRARLGNRLTRVREVLATAPVVFVGAHQDGRAAR from the coding sequence ATGCTCCCGAAACTGCACTATTGGTGGCAAGCCAAACGCTCGAGCTTCTGGTTCGTTCCGGCCGTGATGGTGCTGGATGCCGTAGCGCTCGCCACCCTGCTGATCACCTTGGACGTGACCGTCGAAGAGATCGCCGAGGCGGCCGAGCGCACGATCGACTCTCCACACGACCGGGCACGGCTCGGCAACCGGCTGACGCGGGTACGCGAAGTGCTCGCAACCGCACCGGTGGTATTCGTCGGCGCACACCAAGACGGACGCGCGGCCCGATGA
- the atpD gene encoding F0F1 ATP synthase subunit beta yields the protein MTDAVSAPEPDRRPPPANPGESANTGLVVAVRGSVVDVSFETRLPSIHTVLRAGPQRQIVIEVLAQRDAHQVRGIALTPTQGLARGMVVEDTGGPLKAPVGEGILGRMFDVFGNAIDCQPTPTRIQWRCVHQAPPPLARRSTKSEVFATGIKVIDVLMPLERGGKAGLFGGAGVGKTVLLTEMIHNMIGHQDGVSLFCGIGERCREGEELYREMKDAGVLPNMVMVFAQMNEPPGSRFRIGHAALTMAEYFRDDEHRDVLLLIDNIFRFIQAGMEVSGLMGQMPSRLGYQPTMGTELAGLEERIANTATGAITSIQAVYVPADDFTDPAAVHTFSHLSASIVLSRKRASEGLFPAIDPLQSSSKMVTPGIVGERHYALARDIRRTLAQYAELKDIIAMLGLEQLTPADRNLVARARRLERFLTQPFFTTEQFTGLSGKLVSLEDALDGCERILNDEFKDLPEAALYMIGSVNEAKAKAKLQEKTP from the coding sequence ATGACCGACGCGGTGAGCGCGCCTGAGCCGGATCGTCGCCCGCCGCCTGCCAATCCCGGCGAGTCGGCCAATACCGGCCTGGTCGTCGCGGTGCGCGGCAGCGTCGTGGATGTGAGCTTCGAGACTCGACTACCGTCGATCCATACGGTCTTGCGTGCGGGGCCGCAGCGGCAGATCGTCATCGAGGTGTTGGCCCAGCGCGATGCCCATCAGGTGCGCGGGATCGCCTTGACGCCGACCCAGGGTCTGGCCCGCGGCATGGTCGTAGAGGACACTGGCGGACCACTGAAGGCGCCGGTGGGCGAAGGGATACTCGGTCGGATGTTCGACGTCTTCGGCAACGCGATCGACTGCCAGCCGACGCCGACCCGGATCCAGTGGCGTTGTGTGCATCAGGCCCCGCCCCCGCTGGCACGTCGCTCCACCAAGTCCGAGGTCTTTGCAACGGGCATCAAGGTCATCGACGTGCTGATGCCGCTGGAGCGCGGCGGCAAGGCGGGGCTGTTCGGCGGGGCGGGCGTCGGCAAGACGGTGCTCCTGACCGAGATGATCCACAACATGATCGGGCATCAGGATGGCGTCAGCCTCTTTTGCGGCATTGGCGAGCGCTGTCGCGAGGGCGAGGAGCTTTACCGCGAGATGAAGGACGCCGGCGTACTGCCGAACATGGTGATGGTCTTCGCCCAGATGAACGAACCGCCGGGCAGCCGGTTCCGGATCGGGCACGCGGCGCTCACCATGGCCGAGTATTTCCGCGACGACGAGCATCGCGACGTGCTGCTGCTCATCGACAATATTTTCCGCTTCATTCAGGCCGGCATGGAGGTCTCCGGGCTGATGGGCCAGATGCCCTCGCGCCTCGGCTATCAGCCCACCATGGGCACCGAGCTGGCCGGGTTGGAAGAGCGCATCGCCAACACCGCTACCGGCGCCATCACCTCGATCCAGGCGGTCTATGTGCCGGCGGACGACTTTACCGACCCGGCCGCGGTGCATACCTTCTCCCATCTCTCCGCCTCCATCGTGTTGTCGCGCAAGCGGGCGAGCGAGGGGCTGTTCCCCGCCATCGACCCGCTTCAATCCAGCTCAAAGATGGTGACGCCAGGCATCGTGGGGGAACGTCATTATGCCTTGGCGCGGGACATTCGCCGCACCTTGGCGCAATACGCGGAGCTCAAAGACATCATCGCCATGCTCGGCCTGGAGCAGCTCACGCCCGCGGACCGCAATCTGGTCGCCCGCGCGCGCCGCCTGGAGCGCTTCCTGACCCAGCCCTTTTTTACCACCGAGCAATTCACCGGCCTCTCCGGCAAGCTCGTGAGCCTGGAAGACGCGCTGGACGGCTGCGAACGCATCTTGAACGATGAGTTCAAGGACCTGCCGGAGGCCGCCCTGTATATGATCGGGTCCGTGAATGAGGCCAAGGCGAAAGCGAAGCTGCAGGAGAAGACGCCATGA
- a CDS encoding F0F1 ATP synthase subunit C, with protein sequence MDSFTIIAVASIVIAGLTTGFGTMGPALAEGRAVATALTALAQQPDASATITRTLFVGLAMIESTAIYCFVVSMILIFANPFWNLAIAQAAGK encoded by the coding sequence ATGGACAGCTTCACCATCATTGCCGTCGCGTCGATCGTCATCGCTGGTCTCACCACCGGCTTCGGCACCATGGGCCCCGCGCTGGCAGAGGGTCGCGCGGTCGCCACCGCGCTGACGGCGCTGGCGCAACAGCCCGATGCCTCCGCCACCATCACCCGGACCCTGTTCGTCGGGCTCGCGATGATCGAGTCCACCGCTATCTATTGCTTTGTGGTCTCTATGATCCTCATCTTCGCCAACCCCTTCTGGAACCTCGCCATCGCCCAGGCCGCCGGGAAATAG
- a CDS encoding universal stress protein has translation MMRFLVPCDGSAQSLRALKHVVRLAERREPPQIHLLHVREPVDAWQVRGFLHEDEVTRIQRHWFSLIPVYKTLKYM, from the coding sequence ATGATGCGCTTCCTGGTCCCCTGCGACGGCTCTGCCCAGTCCCTGCGGGCACTTAAGCATGTGGTCCGGCTCGCCGAGCGGCGTGAGCCCCCGCAGATCCACCTGCTCCACGTCCGTGAACCGGTCGACGCCTGGCAGGTTCGCGGTTTCCTCCACGAGGACGAGGTCACCCGCATCCAGCGGCACTGGTTCAGTTTAATTCCTGTTTACAAGACATTGAAATATATGTAA
- a CDS encoding IS1 family transposase, translating to MNGQWTCPHCNSQNCRHHKTYQTGHNGTRLLWRCQSCNRLFSETKATLIEGLRKPTSFIIQVLKTRTEGIGLNAACRAFAIAKNTLLLWERRLADCKDVLVIYALTHTFIEQLIEGDELYTKVNRNVPPEDCEGWTIVLMERASRFIWALQCGKKDRSLFSYAIQILRDVILRTGDVTLVTDGERRYGNLLFEICHEVLRTGKRGRPPKVLRRGVKVRLKNKGKGTDRTGHSRPKYETPHPEHPETDQDVTPADIHANHLEASNASFRRKNSAYRRRTNTYAKSISGLQRTLDMLWIVHNFIRSHFTTKQVPAVALGILQQGLSWDEVLRVRQPRL from the coding sequence TTGAACGGACAATGGACATGCCCTCATTGCAATTCACAGAATTGTCGGCATCACAAGACGTATCAAACCGGTCATAACGGTACGCGTTTGCTGTGGCGATGTCAAAGTTGCAATAGGCTCTTTTCCGAGACCAAAGCCACCCTTATCGAGGGGCTCAGGAAACCGACCAGCTTCATCATTCAAGTGCTCAAAACGCGCACTGAGGGGATCGGCTTGAACGCCGCCTGCCGGGCCTTCGCGATTGCGAAGAATACGTTGCTCCTATGGGAGCGTCGCCTGGCCGATTGCAAGGATGTGCTGGTCATATATGCCCTGACGCACACCTTTATTGAGCAACTGATCGAAGGTGATGAGCTTTATACGAAAGTGAATAGGAATGTCCCCCCGGAGGATTGTGAAGGCTGGACGATCGTACTGATGGAAAGGGCAAGTCGATTTATCTGGGCGCTTCAGTGCGGGAAAAAGGATCGCAGCCTATTTTCATATGCCATACAAATACTTAGAGATGTCATCCTGCGTACTGGCGATGTCACTCTAGTCACCGACGGGGAACGTCGGTATGGCAATCTCCTGTTTGAAATTTGCCACGAAGTATTGCGAACCGGAAAACGCGGCCGCCCACCGAAAGTGCTTCGTCGCGGTGTGAAGGTGCGCCTTAAGAATAAAGGGAAAGGAACTGATAGAACGGGGCACTCGCGTCCCAAATACGAAACCCCTCATCCGGAGCATCCAGAAACCGATCAAGATGTGACGCCAGCCGATATTCATGCTAATCATTTGGAAGCATCGAACGCTTCATTTCGGCGAAAGAATTCTGCTTATCGCCGCCGAACGAATACGTACGCGAAGAGCATTTCTGGTTTGCAAAGAACATTGGATATGTTGTGGATTGTCCATAACTTTATTCGCAGCCACTTCACGACAAAACAGGTTCCTGCGGTGGCTCTGGGGATTCTCCAGCAGGGACTCTCGTGGGATGAGGTCCTTAGAGTTCGACAGCCCAGGTTATAA
- a CDS encoding transporter substrate-binding domain-containing protein: MKPLNRSVWLLMALTLVPLLLCGNGAQARSLAQIRDSGVLKIGIREDIPPIQYRDQKGELVGIDPDLGRALADALGVKPEWVILAGSKFREEVLLAQKVDVVISSFSITRERLEVIDFSNPYFTTGLAVMIRAGDRAKIRGYKDLAGKTVTATRGSTGERLISELVPDADFFFVTGTAETYGALRSGKADALINDKVFLDHAAAQSPDLYVLDGTLSADQYGIGVAKGDQDLLNYVNDVLSRMKADGKLARLIGKYSKFDPGLEPEAIKGGTLTSYVVKPGDTLSRIALQFYGDPTRWPIIYAANRDTVKYANVLNVGLELKIPSSARAVDAVAPVKEPAVGPSVGDGLKGKLKEAEGLYKGGLIDRKEYEELKKALLKRFMEN; this comes from the coding sequence ATGAAGCCGCTGAATCGATCTGTTTGGTTGCTGATGGCATTGACGCTGGTGCCGCTCCTGCTCTGCGGCAACGGCGCTCAGGCGCGCAGTCTGGCGCAGATCAGGGACAGCGGGGTGCTCAAGATCGGTATCCGGGAGGATATCCCGCCCATCCAGTACCGGGACCAGAAGGGGGAGTTGGTCGGTATCGACCCCGATCTCGGGAGGGCCCTGGCCGATGCGCTTGGTGTCAAGCCGGAGTGGGTGATTCTGGCCGGGTCGAAATTCCGCGAAGAGGTGCTCCTTGCGCAGAAAGTCGACGTAGTGATTTCCAGCTTTTCCATTACCAGAGAACGGCTTGAGGTCATCGATTTCTCCAATCCCTATTTTACGACCGGGCTGGCCGTCATGATCAGGGCCGGCGACCGGGCCAAGATCCGGGGCTATAAGGACCTGGCCGGTAAGACCGTGACCGCGACCCGCGGCAGCACCGGCGAGCGGCTCATCAGCGAACTGGTGCCGGACGCCGATTTCTTCTTCGTGACGGGGACGGCCGAGACCTACGGCGCCCTGCGCAGCGGCAAGGCGGATGCGCTGATCAACGATAAGGTCTTTCTCGACCACGCGGCCGCCCAGAGCCCCGATCTCTATGTCCTGGACGGCACCCTGTCCGCGGATCAGTACGGGATCGGGGTGGCCAAGGGGGATCAGGATCTGCTCAACTATGTCAATGACGTTCTGTCCCGGATGAAGGCCGACGGCAAGCTGGCCCGGCTGATCGGCAAATACTCCAAGTTTGATCCAGGCCTGGAGCCTGAAGCGATCAAGGGCGGCACCCTGACGTCCTATGTGGTCAAGCCGGGCGATACCCTGTCGCGGATTGCGTTGCAGTTCTACGGCGATCCCACACGCTGGCCGATCATCTATGCGGCCAACCGCGATACGGTGAAATACGCTAATGTCCTCAATGTCGGCCTGGAGCTCAAGATTCCCTCGTCGGCGCGAGCGGTCGATGCGGTCGCTCCCGTCAAGGAACCCGCTGTCGGCCCGTCGGTCGGTGATGGACTCAAGGGTAAGCTGAAGGAGGCGGAAGGACTCTACAAGGGCGGGTTGATCGACAGGAAGGAGTATGAAGAGCTGAAGAAGGCATTGCTGAAGCGTTTTATGGAGAATTGA